Genomic segment of Parageobacillus genomosp. 1:
CCACTCCCATCGCCCGCAGTTGCCGTGCAAAGCGGCGGATAGATTCTTCCCTTGAAAAGTCGGTCATTTTAAATAGTTTTTCTACTTTTTCCCCAGATAAAATGAACGCACCATCGCTGCCTCTTGTAATCGTAAACGGCGGCTCCTCTTTTTCATACTTGTAGACGACGCGCTGCACCGCTGGCTCTTCCACTTCGTGAAGCGGGAATTCCGGCGTCGTTTCTAAAAGGTCGGCGATGGCAAATAGCAGTTCGCGCACCCCTTGTCTTGTCACCGCAGAAATTGGAAAAATCGGCACGTTGTCCCCGATTTTTTCTTTAAACTTTTGCAAGTTTTCCTCGGCATTCGGCATATCCATTTTATTGGCGGCAATAATTTGCGGGCGTTCCGTCAGACGCAAATTGTATTGTTTTAACTCCTCGTTGATCACTAAATAATCTTCATACGGATCCCGCCCTTCCGTCGCCGCCATATCAATAACATGAACGATGACGCGCGTCCGTTCGATATGGCGCAAAAACTGATGGCCTAACCCGACGCCTTGATGGGCGCCTTCAATCAATCCAGGCAGATCGGCCATGACAAAGCTTCTGCCGTCATCTGTTTCGACTACGCCTAAATTAGGAACGAGCGTAGTAAAATGATATTCGGCAATTTTTGGCTTCGCCGCGGAAACAACGGAAAGAAGCGTTGATTTTCCGACACTTGGAAAGCCGACTAAACCGACATCGGCAAGCAGCTTCAATTCAAGAATGACGTTGCGTTCTTCTCCCGGCTCCCCATTTTCGGCGATTTCCGGCGCCGGGTTTGCCGGCGTGGCAAAACGTGTATTGCCTCGTCCGCCTCGTCCGCCTTTTGCGACGACAAAGCGTTGACCGCTTTCTGTTAAATCGGCTAGCACTTGATTCGTATCGGCATCAATGACAACCGTCCCCGGTGGTACTTTAACGATCAAATCTTCGCCGTTTTTTCCGTGTTGATTTTTCGACATGCCGTTTTCCCCTCGCGCCGCCTTAAAATGGCGCTGATAGCGGAAATCCATCAGCGTCCTTAATCCTTCATCGACGACAAAGACAACATCTCCGCCTTTTCCGCCATCACCTCCGGCCGGTCCGCCTTTTGGCACGTATTTTTCGCGGCGGAACGCAACCATTCCGTTGCCGCCGTCGCCGCCTTTTACGTAAATTTTCACTTGGTCGACAAACATCTTCGTTCCTCCGATCTGTTGTTGAAATGCTATCACTGTTTATTATTGTATACAAAAGCAAAGAAAAGGCTGTCAATAATATGTTGCTTCATTGCGAAAAAGCAGCAAAGGCGAAACGAAAAAACATGGTATAAAAAACGCTGGGCAATGGCCAGGCCGCTGCACACGAAAAACAAACGGCTTTCCCCATTCCGTCCGCACTCAGCTAAATACAATTTTGATCAGTACGGTCATTTCGTTCGTATGTACGTCAAAAGAATCAAGATAAATGGATGGCGGCAGCTGGTGGTTATGAAGCCAGCGCCTAACCTCATTTTTATCTTGCATCGTCCCGCAATAATCAAAAAAGATGTTTGCTCCTTGCGGCATCACTTCAATGGAAATACTCATATGATTTTCCTGCTGCCCATCCGCCTGCCTCTCCATAAACGCTAAAAAGCTGCTGCTCCATTGCGTCAAATCTTCATCATAAAGCGACAAGTCACGTTCCTCGCCAAGCACTTCATACTCCAAGGAAATAAGCCGCGGCTGCCAGTTATAAGTCATAAGCAGCTCGGCAAACTGCACCGCTTTTAAATTGGTCAGCTTTGTTTCGTGCTGCATCTCACGAATGATGTCATTGATAATTTCATAAACCCGATCTATTTTATTTAGCGCCAAATTTCCTTTAATGAGCTGAATTTTATTTAGCCAGTCGTGGCGGGAATGGCGCAATACATCGACAATTCTCCATTGTTTCTTCATCCATAGCGCTCCTATTCCTAAATTACACGACTTTTCGTTTATCTCTACTATAGCATTTTTTTACAAAAAACGTGAATGGTTTTTCGCCTTTTTCGGAAAACAAAAAACTCTAACCAAAAGGTTAGAGTTTTTTCATGTTTGCTTATGCTTCTTTGCTGACAGGATAGACGCTTACTTTTTTGCGGTCGCGGCCAAGACGTTCAAAACGAACGATGCCGTCGATTTTTGCGTAAAGCGTATCATCGCTACCGCGTCCAACGTTCAATCCCGGATGAACTTTTGTGCCGCGTTGACGATAAAGGATCGAACCGCCAGTAACGAATTGGCCGTCAGCGCGTTTTGCCCCAAGGCGTTTCGCAATGGAGTCACGGCCGTTCTTCGTCGAACCTACCCCTTTTTTCGAAGCAAAAAATTGGAGATCTAGTCTTAACATCCGTGTCACCTCCTGCTATCGCTGAATAATGCGAATATATTCTCCGTAATCACGCTCTATCGTCTGCAGGGAAACGAGCATCGCTTCAAGAAGAAGCTGAACTTTCTCTGCCGTCGCTGCATCTTCAATTTCAGGAAGCTCACAGCGAAGATAGCCGCCGTTTTCCCCTTGCGTAACATGCAGCCGAATCTTTGTCAGCACTTCAATCGCGTTGACGGTGCCGAATGATACGGCCGATGCGCCGGCACAGACAATATCTTGTCCACGTTTGGCAAAATGCGCATGCCCTTTCATCGTAAACGCGCGAATTTTGCCTTCCTTCGTGCGTTCAATGTCTACTTTGATCATCGGCAACGCCTTTATGCGTTAATTTTTTCGATGACTACTTTTGTATAAGGTTGACGGTGGCCTTGTTTGCGGCGATAGTTCTTTTTCGCCTTATATTTGAACACGATAATTTTCTTTTGGCGGCCGTGTTTTTGCACTTTCGCAGTTACCGTTGCCCCTTCGACTGTAGGATTGCCGATTTTTACCGTTTCGCCGCCGACCAATAACACTTTGTCAAAGGTTACCGTTTCACCTTCTTGGGCATCAATTTTCTCAATGTAAATTTCTTGCCCTTCTTCTACTTTAATTTGTTTACCACCAGTTTCAATAATTGCGTACATCAAGCTGCACCTCCTTATATAAACTCAGACTCGCCAGCGACAAGGCGGTTCTTGACAGAACGCTTTGCAACCCGCGCTGAGCGGTTGTAGTACGGGTGCTGTAAAGTATAGTAGCCGCACCATTTTTGCCCGCCAGAATGCCGGCGGCACAAAAATTCTACAACGTAAAATATAGTATCATACTAAAATGAAAAATGTCAATATCGTTTTCTTACGCATAAATGAGCTGGCTTAGCGGAGCATCGGTTTGTTTTTCGGCAAAAAAGGCGTGCAAAAGCTCGTTTTCATCCAACGTCACCCGTTCATGATTCGCTCTCGTGATAATGACGGAATGTTTTTGCCCACGGTAAAATTTTCGCAAAACATCGGAAATCTTCTCTTCTTCTGAAGCGGCAATCGTCCGCAACTTTGTATAATCGATCCGTTTCCCGTAATAGCGCTCGAGTAGAAAACGCATGACGATATAGCGATGATGCTTCCATTCTTGGTGCAACGATATCATTAAAAACGCGGCAATGATCCATAAATCGAGCTGTTTCGGCTCGATCAACAAAATGCCGATGACGAAAAAAACAAGCGCCGCAGCGGAAAACAAGACCGTTTTTTGATGTGCTTCGCTAAACGGAAAATAATAAGTGAAAAGAAGAAACGCTAGTTTGCCGCCATCCAACGGCCAAATAGGCAATAAATTAATAAGAAGAATGGCGATGTTGTAATAGGCGAACATTCCTAATCCTTCGCTTGTGATAAAGCCGATCTTCCATAAAAAAAACGCAGCAGCCATCAACCAAAGATGCTGTACCGGACCGGCGAGCGTTACAATCAGTTCTTCACGAAACGGCCGGTTGCCGTATTCCTCGACTTCCGCCATACCGCCAAACGGCAAAAGCAAAATTTGCCTGATCCGCCAAGAAAAAAAAGCAGCGGCAACAGCGTGTCCCAGCTCATGGATAAACACGATCATAAATAACAGAAATAATTGCTTGAAATGGGCGGTGATGACAGCAATGCCGGAAAACAGCCATAAAAGCGGATGCACATGAATTTTTGTTAATAACGCAATATACTTATTCAAAGGAAATCACCTGAATCGGATCAATGAAATGGTCTCCTTGTTTAATCGCAAAATAAAATACCCCTTTTGTTTGATCGTCAGCGCTCGCCATTGCTGTCCCGACTTGTTTGCCCGTTTCAACAAAATCATACAATTTGACAGAAATCGTGCTTAAATTGCCATACCATGATTCACTTCCATCTGCGTGCTGAATGATCACCGTTTTCCCCAGCTTCTCTTTCGTGCCGGCAAATGTCACAATCCCTTCATTCATCGCTTCCACTTTCGCATTGCTCGTCGTTTCAATCATCACGCCTTGACCGTTTTTCTGAAAGCTTTCTAATACGCGGCCGGAAGCAGGAACAGCGTATGATTTTCCTGTTGTTTTTGTTTCTTGTTTTGGCTCCAGAAAGGCAAGCGGCTCGCCGAACTGCTTTTCATACCATTTGGAAACAGCGGCAAATTGAAATTCTTGCTCCATCGTGTTTTTGACAAACTGACGGGCAGGTTCTAACGAATCAGATGGATTTTTAAATAAAATGGCGGTCACCAAAACAAGGCAAGCGGAAAGAAGCGTTTTAAAAACAAACATCTCTTTGGAAAAAAGAGGATGCGGTGACTCTTCTAATGAATAGCGATCATATGTCACGACGGGCTGGCCGTACCGCTCTTCGTCGGTCAAGTCCCATACCGCCTGCCGCGGCGCCTCGTAGCGGTGCTGCCGCGCCTTTCTCCGCTTTTCAATGCGCTTACGAATTTCGTGGACACGTCGATTCATTATTTCTCACCATCCCTTCTAATATTGTTTGTACTAGTTTATTAGACAACCTTGTTAGATATGATTTCGATAAAAAAATCCCTGCTTATTCATGGCAGGGATTCATCGCGGCGATTAATGTACGCCAAATAGTTTTTTAATTTTCGAGAATAATCCTTTTTGTTCCTCCTCCAACGGCTGCAGCGGAACAGATTCGCCGAGAATTCTTTTGGCGATGTTTCGGTAGGCGATCGATGCTTTGCTGTTCGGATCTAAAACGATCGGTTCCCCTTTATTAGAAGCTTTGATGACGTTTTCATCATCGGCAATAATTCCTAACAAATCAATCGATAAGTGCATGACGATTTCGTCCACATCGAGCATATCGCCGTTTTTGACCATATGGCTGCGAATGCGGTTAATGATGAGGCGCGGCGGCTTAATATGTTCCTCGCTTTCAAGCAGACCGATGATGCGGTCGGCGTCGCGCACCGCAGATACTTCCGGAGTCGTTACGACAATCGCTTCATCCGCTCCCGCCACCGCATTGCGGTAGCCTTGTTCAATACCTGCCGGGCAGTCGATTAACACATAATCGTAATCTTGTTTTAATTCGTCTATCAACTGTTTCATCTGCTCTGGGGTAACGGCGGACTTATCGCTCGTCTGCGCGGCCGGCAATAAATAGAGATGATTGTCAAACCGCTTATCTTTTACTAGCGCTTTTTGCACGGTGCAGCGCCCTTCGACAACGTCCACCAAGTCATAAATAATGCGGTTCTCGAGCCCCATGACGACGTCGAGATTGCGCAGCCCGATATCCGTATCGACAAGGCAAACCCGCTTCCCAAGTATAGCGAGCGCCGTCCCAACATTGGCGGTTGTCGTCGTCTTTCCGACGCCGCCTTTTCCGGATGTAATGACGATAGCTTCTCCCACTGTCACCTTCTCCTTTCTAACCGCGTCAAATTCGGTCGCAAATGCATCAGCAGCTGCAAGCGATCAACAACGATTTGGTTATGTTCATCGATATAGGCGCACTCCATTTCGTTCCCTTCATCCGTTTTATAATCGGGAGCCCGATTCATTACATCACTGATTCGCAGCTGTGTTGGTTTCATCACCGATGCAGCAATAACCGCTTCTTTATTTCCATAATACCCAGCATGGGCAATGCCGCGCAATGCTCCAAGTATAAAAATATTTCCGCCGGCAATCACCGTTCCCCCTGGATTGACATCGCCGATCAATAAAAGGTCTCCTTGTACATGCAAGACTTGGCCGGAGCGAACGATTCTCGCAACAGACACGATCTCCGTCTTCCGTTTCCACTCGAGCGCCTCTTCCTTTGTCATGACATTGCTTTCAATAGAGGAGACGACCAAATTTTTTGTGTGGCGGATCAACGTGCGCAATTCTTCCTCCTGCTTCGGTGTCAGATAACGGTTTCCGACTTTGAGATGAACAGAAACGAGCGGACTGTCCGGCTCTATTTTTTCGCCAGCAGTTAACTTTTCTTCGAGTTCTTTCAACAAATCATCATAGGAGCAATTGTCATCGAGATGCAACGTTAGCCCATCTTTCGTTCCTTTAATCGTTACGTATGATTGTTGTTTTTTTTTCGTCACAACGTTCACCTCAACGAATAATTCTACAAAAAACGTTCATTTTCCTTTTTTAATCTTCCTGTTCGAGGCGCTTGATTTTTACGAGCCGTTGTTTTAACGGATAGGAAAAGACAAGCAAAAATACGCTGTTAAGCAGCAACGTTGGCCATAACCGATGTGAACAAAACGTTTGCAAAGGCATATCCGTTCGCCCGATGAGCAACTGGATGCCGTACACATAAAATTCAAGAACGGTGGTAAAAAAGAGTGCGAGCAAGCAGGCGATGAGCCAATGCTGATAAAGCACTTTCATCGCTTTTGCAGCGATATAAGCGATTAATGTAAACGCAAACGCATAAACGCCAAGCAATTCGGTATAGACGCAATCATACAAAAGACCAAAAATAAACCCGTAAATCATCGCGCGCGTTCTGCCAATATAGACTGCCGCAAACACAAGAAAAACAAGAAAAAAACGC
This window contains:
- the obgE gene encoding GTPase ObgE; amino-acid sequence: MFVDQVKIYVKGGDGGNGMVAFRREKYVPKGGPAGGDGGKGGDVVFVVDEGLRTLMDFRYQRHFKAARGENGMSKNQHGKNGEDLIVKVPPGTVVIDADTNQVLADLTESGQRFVVAKGGRGGRGNTRFATPANPAPEIAENGEPGEERNVILELKLLADVGLVGFPSVGKSTLLSVVSAAKPKIAEYHFTTLVPNLGVVETDDGRSFVMADLPGLIEGAHQGVGLGHQFLRHIERTRVIVHVIDMAATEGRDPYEDYLVINEELKQYNLRLTERPQIIAANKMDMPNAEENLQKFKEKIGDNVPIFPISAVTRQGVRELLFAIADLLETTPEFPLHEVEEPAVQRVVYKYEKEEPPFTITRGSDGAFILSGEKVEKLFKMTDFSREESIRRFARQLRAMGVDDALRERGAKDGDIVRLLDYEFEFVD
- a CDS encoding sporulation initiation phosphotransferase B — translated: MKKQWRIVDVLRHSRHDWLNKIQLIKGNLALNKIDRVYEIINDIIREMQHETKLTNLKAVQFAELLMTYNWQPRLISLEYEVLGEERDLSLYDEDLTQWSSSFLAFMERQADGQQENHMSISIEVMPQGANIFFDYCGTMQDKNEVRRWLHNHQLPPSIYLDSFDVHTNEMTVLIKIVFS
- the rpmA gene encoding 50S ribosomal protein L27, translating into MLRLDLQFFASKKGVGSTKNGRDSIAKRLGAKRADGQFVTGGSILYRQRGTKVHPGLNVGRGSDDTLYAKIDGIVRFERLGRDRKKVSVYPVSKEA
- a CDS encoding ribosomal-processing cysteine protease Prp; this translates as MIKVDIERTKEGKIRAFTMKGHAHFAKRGQDIVCAGASAVSFGTVNAIEVLTKIRLHVTQGENGGYLRCELPEIEDAATAEKVQLLLEAMLVSLQTIERDYGEYIRIIQR
- the rplU gene encoding 50S ribosomal protein L21, translated to MYAIIETGGKQIKVEEGQEIYIEKIDAQEGETVTFDKVLLVGGETVKIGNPTVEGATVTAKVQKHGRQKKIIVFKYKAKKNYRRKQGHRQPYTKVVIEKINA
- a CDS encoding M50 family metallopeptidase, with translation MNKYIALLTKIHVHPLLWLFSGIAVITAHFKQLFLLFMIVFIHELGHAVAAAFFSWRIRQILLLPFGGMAEVEEYGNRPFREELIVTLAGPVQHLWLMAAAFFLWKIGFITSEGLGMFAYYNIAILLINLLPIWPLDGGKLAFLLFTYYFPFSEAHQKTVLFSAAALVFFVIGILLIEPKQLDLWIIAAFLMISLHQEWKHHRYIVMRFLLERYYGKRIDYTKLRTIAASEEEKISDVLRKFYRGQKHSVIITRANHERVTLDENELLHAFFAEKQTDAPLSQLIYA
- a CDS encoding peptidoglycan DD-metalloendopeptidase family protein, with product MNRRVHEIRKRIEKRRKARQHRYEAPRQAVWDLTDEERYGQPVVTYDRYSLEESPHPLFSKEMFVFKTLLSACLVLVTAILFKNPSDSLEPARQFVKNTMEQEFQFAAVSKWYEKQFGEPLAFLEPKQETKTTGKSYAVPASGRVLESFQKNGQGVMIETTSNAKVEAMNEGIVTFAGTKEKLGKTVIIQHADGSESWYGNLSTISVKLYDFVETGKQVGTAMASADDQTKGVFYFAIKQGDHFIDPIQVISFE
- the minD gene encoding septum site-determining protein MinD, with translation MGEAIVITSGKGGVGKTTTTANVGTALAILGKRVCLVDTDIGLRNLDVVMGLENRIIYDLVDVVEGRCTVQKALVKDKRFDNHLYLLPAAQTSDKSAVTPEQMKQLIDELKQDYDYVLIDCPAGIEQGYRNAVAGADEAIVVTTPEVSAVRDADRIIGLLESEEHIKPPRLIINRIRSHMVKNGDMLDVDEIVMHLSIDLLGIIADDENVIKASNKGEPIVLDPNSKASIAYRNIAKRILGESVPLQPLEEEQKGLFSKIKKLFGVH
- the minC gene encoding septum site-determining protein MinC, which gives rise to MNVVTKKKQQSYVTIKGTKDGLTLHLDDNCSYDDLLKELEEKLTAGEKIEPDSPLVSVHLKVGNRYLTPKQEEELRTLIRHTKNLVVSSIESNVMTKEEALEWKRKTEIVSVARIVRSGQVLHVQGDLLLIGDVNPGGTVIAGGNIFILGALRGIAHAGYYGNKEAVIAASVMKPTQLRISDVMNRAPDYKTDEGNEMECAYIDEHNQIVVDRLQLLMHLRPNLTRLERRR
- the mreD gene encoding rod shape-determining protein MreD — its product is MKKWLLPFLAILCFVSESIFVDVWPKNDLYIDYFFVPRFFLVFLVFAAVYIGRTRAMIYGFIFGLLYDCVYTELLGVYAFAFTLIAYIAAKAMKVLYQHWLIACLLALFFTTVLEFYVYGIQLLIGRTDMPLQTFCSHRLWPTLLLNSVFLLVFSYPLKQRLVKIKRLEQED